A single Rhinolophus ferrumequinum isolate MPI-CBG mRhiFer1 chromosome 12, mRhiFer1_v1.p, whole genome shotgun sequence DNA region contains:
- the HACD4 gene encoding very-long-chain (3R)-3-hydroxyacyl-CoA dehydratase 4 codes for MGPMALPAWLQPRYRKNTYLFVYYLIQFCGHSWIFTNMIVRFFSFGKDSMVDTFYAIGLVMRLCQSISILELLHIYIGIESSHLLPRFVQLTERIILLFVVITSQEEVQEKYVVCVLFIFWNLLDMIRYTYSMLSVTGISYAALTWLSQTLWMPIYPLCVLAEAFAIYQSLPYFESFGTYSTKLPFDLPIYFPYVLKIYLMMLFIGMYFTCSHLCSERRDVLRVFPIKKKKM; via the exons ATGGGGCCGATGGCACTGCCCGCCTGGCTGCAGCCCAG GTATAGGAAGAACACCTATCTTTTCGTCTACTACTTAATCCAGTTCTGTGGCCACTCATGGATATTTACAAATATGATAGTCAGGttcttttcatttggaaaag ATTCAATGGTTGACACTTTTTATGCTATTGGACTTGTGATGCGACTTTGCCAATCCATTTCCATCTTGGAGTTGCTGCACATATATATCGGCATTGAATCAAGCCATCTTCTTCCTAGGTTTGTGCAG CTCACAGAGAGAATCATCCTCCTCTTTGTGGTGATCACCAGCCAAGAGGAAGTCCAAGAGAAATACGTGGtgtgtgttttattcatcttttggaATCTATTGGATATGATTAG GTACACTTACAGCATGCTATCAGTCACAGGAATATCATATGCCGCCCTGACGTGGCTCAGTCAAACACTATGGATGCCGATTTACCCTTTGTGTGTTCTCGCTGAAG caTTTGCCATCTATCAGTCCCTGCCTTATTTTGAATCATTTGGCACTTACTCCACAAAGCTGCCCTTTGACTTACCCATTTATTTCCCATATGTGCTGAAAATATATCTCATGATGCTCTTTATAG GTATGTATTTTACCTGCAGTCATCTTTGCTCAGAAAGAAGAGATGTCCTCAGAGTCTTtcccattaaaaagaagaaaatgtga